The Phragmites australis chromosome 15, lpPhrAust1.1, whole genome shotgun sequence genome window below encodes:
- the LOC133892681 gene encoding protein PELPK1-like has protein sequence MVSKKTMSSLAFVMALLLSCSSWSSGARYLEEAKPKEEYPPHPTVPEIPKPELPPHPTVPELPKPELPPHPIVPELPKPELPPHPTVPEMPKPELPHVPDVPKPELPHPTVPEVPKPELPHHAVPEVPKPELPHPTVPEVPKPELPHHAVPKVPKPELPHPAVPVPEVPKPELPHPELPKPELPPHPTVPELPHVPEVPKHELPPLPEPELPPKPESHYPVPEAKP, from the coding sequence ATGGTTTCCAAGAAAACCATGTCCTCCCTTGCCTTTGTCATGGCACTGCTGCTCTCTTGCAGCTCCTGGAGCAGCGGGGCACGGTACCTGGAGGAGGCGAAGCCCAAGGAGGAGTACCCGCCTCACCCCACCGTGCCGGAGATTCCGAAACCTGAATTGCCGCCGCACCCTACCGTGCCGGAGCTGCCCAAGCCAGAGTTGCCACCACACCCCATCGTGCCAGAGCTGCCCAAGCCTGAGCTGCCTCCACACCCCACCGTGCCGGAGATGCCAAAGCCCGAGCTGCCGCACGTGCCAGACGTGCCAAAGCCTGAGCTGCCGCACCCTACTGTGCCGGAGGTGCCAAAGCCGGAGCTGCCGCACCACGCCGTGCCAGAGGTGCCAAAGCCTGAGCTGCCGCACCCTACTGTGCCGGAGGTGCCAAAGCCGGAGCTGCCGCACCACGCCGTGCCAAAGGTGCCAAAGCCCGAGCTGCCGCACcctgccgtgcccgtgccggagGTGCCGAAGCCCGAGCTGCCGCACCCGGAGCTGCCGAAGCCTGAACTGCCGCCGCACCCCACCGTGCCAGAGCTGCCACACGTGCCGGAGGTGCCCAAGCATGAGTTGCCGCCTCTGCCCGAACCTGAGCTGCCACCGAAGCCTGAGAGCCACTACCCGGTGCCAGAGGCCAAGCCATGA
- the LOC133892927 gene encoding pentatricopeptide repeat-containing protein At1g26460, mitochondrial-like, translating to MAAAAAAATSLLLRRHRYPQAPHLLLLRAAISSSRALPQQPELSPAPTAAPDPDPAAPLPPNPSTGSPFYGENWRNPAAANPPSSLLPAVVGPLGGHHRMASYSATLDAAGLKETFAEWMAEQRWEDMKQLFEFWVRSLDAATGKPNHPDVDLFNHYLRANLMAGALPHELLDLADHMREFEIEPNTASHNLVLKGMVAAQEAEGAEKLIERMLQTGTLPDDESYNLVVGLLIRQNRVDSALKYLDLMLKSGYTISLTVFTDYVRACVRSGRLDTLASVIEKCKTTDKNKVLCPQWAWCIDIAEAAFEANNSKLALFALEFLARWIARGENVKPPVQLSVNEGLVISALSAAGRTYSTDLLNAAWSLLRKSLRQKRAPTPETYLAKIYAHSSIGQLQRAFGTLREFENAYGNSEDTDLELFSPFTSLHPLVVACCKDGFSTLDSVYVQLENLSHADPPYKSVAALNCVILGCANIWDLERAYETFDAIKEKFELTPNIHSYNALLYAFGKKKRTEEACNVLQHLLGIGVKPNATTYSLLVNAHIVNRDPKAALAVIDKMVDAGFSPSKDTLKKVRRRCSRESDFESDEKVQSLAKQFNYRMGGENRRELLYNIEYNAGY from the exons atggctgcggcggcggccgccgccacctcgcTCCTACTCCGCCGCCATCGCTACCCTCAAgctccccacctcctcctcctccgcgccgcAATCTCCTCCTCCCGCGCGCTGCCCCAGCAGCCTGAGCTGTCCCCGGCCCCGACCGCCGCCCCCGATCCCGACCCCGCCGCCCCGCTCCCCCCGAACCCCAGCACCGGGAGCCCCTTCTATGGCGAGAACTGGCGCaaccccgccgccgccaacccgccctcctccctcctcccggCCGTCGTCGGCCCGTTGGGGGGCCACCACCGCATGGCGTCCTACTCCGCGACGCTCGACGCCGCGGGGCTCAAGGAGACCTTTGCCGAGTGGATGGCGGAGCAGCGGTGGGAGGACATGAAGCAGCTCTTCGAGTTCTGGGTGCGCTCGCTCGATGCCGCCACTGGGAAGCCCAACCACCCTGACGTCGACCTCTTCAACCACTATCTCCGCGCCAACCTCATGGCGGGGGCCCTGCCGCATGAGCTGCTCGATCTCGCCGACCACATGCGCGAGTTCGAGATCGAGCCCAACACGGCCTCGCACAATCTCGTGCTCAAGGGCATGGTCGCCGCCCAGGAGGCCGAGGGCGCTGAGAAGCTCATTGAACG GATGCTGCAAACAGGAACTTTACCAGATGATGAATCCTACAATTTGGTTGTAGGCCTGCTGATTAGACAGAACCGTGTTGACTCAGCTCTGAAGTATTTGGATTTGATGCTTAAATCAGGATACACAATATCGTTAACTGTTTTCACTGATTATGTCCGAGCATGTGTGAGATCTGGGAGATTGGACACATTGGCATCTGTTATAGAGAAATGCAAG ACAACAGATAAGAACAAAGTCTTGTGTCCACAATGGGCCTGGTGCATTGACATAGCAGAAGCTGCGTTTGAAGCTAACAATAGCAAACTAGCTCTTTTTGCTTTGGAATTTCTTGCAAGATGGATTGCTCGTGGTGAGAATGTTAAACCTCCTGTTCAGCTTTCAGTTAATGAAGGTCTAGTAATATCAGCTCTAAGTGCTGCTGGTAGAACTTATAGTACCGACCTCTTGAATGCTGCTTGGTCGCTGTTACGGAAGTCCTTGCGCCAGAAAAGGGCACCCACCCCAGAGACATATCTTGCCAAGATTTATGCTCATTCCTCAATTGGTCAGCTTCAGCGGGCATTTGGGACACTGCGCGAATTTGAAAATGCCTATGGGAACTCTGAGGACACTGATTTAGAGCTCTTCTCGCCGTTTACTTCCTTGCATCCACTTGTTGTTGCTTGCTGCAAAGATGGCTTCAGCACACTGGATTCG GTGTATGTTCAATTGGAGAATCTGAGTCATGCAGATCCACCATACAAATCTGTTGCTGCTCTGAACTGTGTCATATTAGGCTGTGCAAACATTTGGGATCTTGAGCGAGCATATGAAACTTTTGATGCTATTAAGGAGAAGTTCGAACTTACACCCAACATACATTCATACAATGCCCTTCTGTATGCAtttggaaagaagaaaagg ACAGAAGAAGCATGTAACGTGCTCCAGCATTTATTGGGTATTGGTGTTAAGCCAAATGCAACAACTTACTCCCTACTCGTCAATGCCCACATCGTAAATAGAGATCCAAAAGCTGCTCTTGCCGTGATTGATAAGATG GTTGATGCTGGCTTCTCTCCCTCAAAGGATACCCTCAAGAAGGTTCGAAGACGCTGCTCCCGTGAATCAGACTTTGAGAGTGACGAGAAAGTGCAGTCCCTGGCTAAACAGTTCAACTACCGAATGGGTGGTGAAAATCGTAGGGAGTTGCTGTATAACATAGAATACAATGCTGGGTACTAA